Proteins from one Mucilaginibacter jinjuensis genomic window:
- a CDS encoding PLP-dependent cysteine synthase family protein, which yields MELACISTELKSKFDNLWHMVGNTPMLQLNYTYKGKPGSIYVKCEHYNLTGSVKDRMALYIMYQAYKNNRIKPNDIIVEATSGNTGIAFSAIGKALGHEVIIMMPDWLSKERKDIITSLGAKIHLVSKQEGGFLGSIALAERMVDTSDQYFLPRQFENQYNAEAHELTTGPEIWQQLKSKGLKPDAFVAGVGTGGTVMGVGRYLKSQDPSIKIHPLEPAESPTLTTGHKVGSHRIQGISDEFIPVIMKLNDVDEVIQANDGDAIIMAQMLARELGLAVGISSGANVIGAIKMKEQLGDDAVVVTILSDSNKKYLSTDLVKEEPVKPGYISTDVVLTDYFPISRLTQPIIID from the coding sequence ATGGAATTAGCTTGTATAAGCACAGAATTGAAAAGCAAATTCGATAACCTGTGGCACATGGTTGGCAATACACCCATGCTGCAATTAAATTATACATACAAAGGCAAACCCGGCAGCATTTATGTTAAATGCGAACATTATAACCTTACCGGTAGCGTTAAAGACCGTATGGCGCTTTACATCATGTATCAAGCGTATAAAAACAACCGCATTAAACCCAATGATATCATTGTTGAAGCCACAAGTGGTAATACAGGCATCGCGTTTTCGGCCATAGGCAAGGCATTGGGCCACGAAGTAATTATTATGATGCCCGATTGGCTGAGTAAAGAGCGCAAGGATATTATTACAAGCCTGGGTGCTAAAATCCATTTGGTGAGTAAGCAGGAGGGTGGCTTTTTAGGTAGTATTGCCCTGGCCGAGCGTATGGTTGATACATCGGACCAGTACTTTTTGCCGCGCCAGTTTGAGAACCAATATAATGCCGAAGCGCATGAGTTGACTACCGGCCCCGAAATATGGCAACAACTAAAAAGTAAAGGCCTTAAGCCGGATGCTTTTGTTGCCGGTGTTGGCACAGGAGGTACCGTAATGGGTGTGGGTAGATACTTAAAATCTCAGGACCCATCCATTAAAATCCATCCTTTAGAGCCTGCTGAATCACCAACATTAACCACCGGGCACAAGGTTGGCAGCCATCGCATACAAGGTATCTCTGATGAGTTTATCCCTGTTATTATGAAACTGAATGATGTGGACGAAGTAATACAGGCTAATGATGGCGACGCTATTATTATGGCGCAAATGCTGGCCCGCGAGTTAGGTTTGGCTGTTGGCATATCATCCGGCGCAAATGTGATTGGCGCTATTAAGATGAAAGAACAACTGGGTGATGATGCGGTAGTAGTAACCATACTATCAGACAGTAATAAAAAGTACCTGAGCACAGACCTGGTGAAGGAAGAACCGGTTAAGCCCGGT
- a CDS encoding Lrp/AsnC family transcriptional regulator, whose amino-acid sequence MTNELDPTDIEILKLLQQDATLTNKEISFKLHKSIATIHERIKRLKEQGYILRTVSILNRKKINKSLIAFSQVLLNDHAADTLAAFEREVSKFPEVMECFQMTGTFDFILRIATSDMDAYHDFYRNKLATLPNITTVQSFFVLSETKSDTAYPL is encoded by the coding sequence ATGACCAACGAGCTCGACCCCACAGATATAGAGATTCTTAAACTGCTTCAGCAAGACGCGACTTTAACAAATAAGGAAATTTCCTTTAAGCTGCATAAATCTATAGCGACTATTCATGAACGCATTAAACGCTTAAAAGAGCAGGGTTACATTTTACGTACCGTAAGCATCCTCAATCGCAAAAAGATCAATAAAAGCCTGATTGCCTTTAGCCAGGTTCTTTTAAATGATCACGCAGCAGATACCCTGGCCGCCTTTGAGCGCGAAGTCTCCAAATTTCCGGAAGTGATGGAATGTTTCCAGATGACCGGCACCTTCGACTTTATTTTAAGAATTGCAACCAGCGACATGGATGCATACCACGATTTTTACCGGAACAAACTGGCAACACTGCCTAATATTACTACGGTACAAAGCTTTTTCGTGCTTTCAGAAACTAAAAGTGATACTGCCTACCCGCTATAG